Proteins from one Streptomyces genisteinicus genomic window:
- a CDS encoding DUF3145 domain-containing protein translates to MTTRGVLYVHSAPRALCPHIEWAIAGVLGTRVQLDWIRQPASPGTWRAEVSWRGEAGTASKIASALRGWHLLRFEVTAEPCATAEGERYSATPDLGIFHAVTGIHGDILVPEDRLRAAMGRASRGETELEAEIAKLLGKPWDDELEPFRYAGEGAPVRWLHQVV, encoded by the coding sequence GTGACGACACGTGGCGTTCTGTACGTTCACTCCGCACCGCGCGCGCTGTGCCCGCACATCGAGTGGGCGATCGCGGGGGTGCTCGGCACACGCGTCCAGCTCGACTGGATCCGCCAGCCGGCATCCCCCGGCACCTGGAGAGCGGAGGTCTCCTGGCGCGGCGAGGCCGGCACGGCATCCAAAATCGCCTCCGCCCTGCGCGGATGGCACCTGCTGCGCTTCGAGGTCACGGCGGAGCCCTGTGCGACGGCCGAGGGGGAGCGCTACAGCGCCACTCCCGACCTCGGCATCTTCCACGCGGTGACCGGCATCCACGGCGACATCCTGGTGCCCGAGGACCGTCTGCGTGCCGCCATGGGCCGGGCCTCCCGGGGCGAGACGGAGCTGGAGGCGGAGATCGCGAAGCTGCTCGGGAAGCCGTGGGACGACGAACTGGAGCCCTTCCGCTACGCGGGTGAGGGTGCGCCGGTGCGCTGGCTGCACCAGGTGGTCTGA
- a CDS encoding SGNH/GDSL hydrolase family protein: MRQRPATRRTRAARAAAAGLAALLTAALGACDTPSPHEAAPGTATPKPSPTPTTLWDRAPRSVAAVGDSITRGFDACAILADCPEVSWATGSDAGVGSVALRLLGPERVATHSWNHAVSGADASDLPGQMAKAAAHKPELVTVMVGANDACADSLDRMTPVTAFRESVTAAMEILREEAPEAQVYVSSVPDLKRLWATGRDDALGSRIWQLGICATMLGDAHDDGPAAERRRDTVHQRVIDYNEVLKDVCARDERCRGDGGDVFGFRFTGTQLSRWDWFHPSRDGQRRLAEIAYRRITAP, translated from the coding sequence ATGCGTCAGCGTCCGGCAACACGCCGCACGCGTGCGGCCCGAGCGGCCGCCGCCGGTCTCGCCGCCCTGCTGACGGCCGCCCTCGGCGCCTGTGACACGCCGTCACCGCACGAGGCCGCACCGGGCACGGCGACCCCGAAGCCCTCCCCGACGCCCACCACCCTGTGGGACCGCGCACCGCGTTCCGTCGCCGCCGTCGGCGACTCCATCACCCGCGGGTTCGACGCGTGCGCGATCCTCGCCGACTGCCCGGAGGTCTCCTGGGCCACCGGTTCCGACGCCGGCGTCGGCTCCGTCGCCCTGCGCCTGCTCGGCCCCGAGCGGGTGGCCACGCACAGCTGGAACCACGCCGTCTCCGGCGCGGACGCCTCCGACCTGCCCGGCCAGATGGCGAAGGCGGCCGCGCACAAGCCGGAACTGGTCACGGTGATGGTCGGTGCCAACGACGCCTGCGCGGACTCCCTCGACCGCATGACGCCGGTGACCGCCTTCCGGGAGTCCGTCACGGCGGCGATGGAGATCCTGCGCGAGGAGGCCCCCGAGGCGCAGGTCTACGTGTCGAGCGTGCCCGACCTCAAGCGCCTCTGGGCCACCGGCCGGGACGACGCCCTGGGCAGCCGGATCTGGCAGCTCGGCATCTGCGCCACCATGCTCGGCGACGCCCACGACGACGGCCCGGCGGCCGAGCGGCGCCGGGACACCGTCCACCAGCGGGTGATCGACTACAACGAGGTCCTGAAGGACGTCTGCGCCCGGGACGAACGCTGCCGCGGGGACGGCGGCGACGTCTTCGGCTTCCGGTTCACCGGGACCCAGTTGAGCCGGTGGGACTGGTTCCACCCGAGCAGGGACGGGCAGCGGCGGCTGGCCGAGATCGCCTACCGCCGCATCACTGCCCCGTAG
- a CDS encoding pyroglutamyl peptidase: MFRIRPRVTVLALATALALGAAVAPPAAASSTDPAPAPTAEEQRLTRAVPQEILRRSGFDGVAPAFARSLAAADTYREAERAVARHARSLWDRAVDRAQGRGPALGDLSRDDDRPLYWARLGMTSQLRVWQPAFGLDDTRRAQLMDRLERASRGQDSMDFPGGRGVRRVVLTGFDPFTLDRDIRISNPSGATALALDGTWISTPDGPARIETAVFPVRWDDFAAGTVERALRPVLPRADLFTTVSQGRVGRIDVERYNGAWRGGFADNDNLSRTGTVPVADPATQPQWTTTTLPYAAITAAPTGRFPVYDNTSVTEVPAGATAPVVRPGGPTPGSAARAGGGGDYLSNEIAYRATLLRDRLGLTVPGGHVHTPVLQFGAGNTSEITDPEFVRNRLDIIAQVRAVVEVAASAS; encoded by the coding sequence GTGTTCCGGATACGCCCCCGCGTCACCGTGCTCGCCCTGGCCACCGCCCTCGCCCTGGGTGCCGCCGTCGCCCCGCCCGCGGCGGCGAGCAGCACGGACCCGGCCCCCGCGCCCACGGCCGAGGAGCAGCGGCTGACGCGTGCGGTCCCGCAGGAGATCCTGCGGCGCAGCGGATTCGACGGCGTGGCACCGGCCTTCGCCCGCTCGCTCGCCGCGGCGGACACCTACCGGGAGGCCGAGCGGGCCGTCGCCCGCCACGCCCGCTCCCTGTGGGACCGCGCCGTGGACCGGGCCCAGGGAAGGGGCCCGGCCCTCGGGGACCTGAGCCGGGACGACGACCGGCCGCTGTACTGGGCGCGGCTCGGCATGACGTCCCAGCTGCGGGTCTGGCAGCCCGCCTTCGGTCTCGACGACACCCGGCGGGCCCAGCTGATGGACCGCCTCGAACGGGCGTCCCGCGGACAGGACTCCATGGACTTCCCGGGCGGCAGGGGCGTGCGGCGTGTCGTGCTCACCGGCTTCGACCCGTTCACGCTGGACCGCGACATCCGGATCAGCAACCCCTCCGGGGCCACCGCGCTCGCGCTGGACGGCACCTGGATCAGCACCCCCGACGGCCCCGCGCGCATCGAGACGGCCGTCTTCCCCGTCCGCTGGGACGACTTCGCCGCCGGCACGGTGGAGCGCGCCCTGCGCCCCGTGCTGCCGCGCGCCGACCTCTTCACGACGGTCAGCCAGGGCCGGGTGGGGCGGATCGACGTCGAGCGGTACAACGGCGCCTGGCGGGGCGGCTTCGCCGACAACGACAACCTCTCGCGCACCGGGACCGTCCCGGTGGCCGACCCGGCGACCCAGCCGCAGTGGACCACGACCACGCTGCCGTACGCGGCGATCACCGCGGCTCCCACGGGGCGCTTCCCGGTGTACGACAACACCTCCGTGACCGAGGTCCCGGCCGGCGCGACCGCCCCGGTGGTCCGCCCCGGGGGGCCGACCCCCGGGTCCGCGGCACGCGCCGGAGGCGGCGGGGACTACCTCTCCAACGAGATCGCCTACCGCGCCACCCTGCTGCGCGACCGGCTCGGCCTCACCGTCCCGGGCGGCCATGTGCACACCCCGGTGCTCCAGTTCGGGGCGGGGAACACGAGCGAGATCACCGACCCGGAGTTCGTGCGGAACCGGCTGGACATCATCGCCCAGGTGCGGGCCGTCGTGGAGGTCGCCGCGTCGGCCTCCTGA
- a CDS encoding carbon-nitrogen hydrolase family protein, giving the protein MRIAAAQFPSVLGGIEENVRSMTALVERAGEQGVRFVAFCELSANGYLLDPIAAGPDAWLTEDDARLEPLREACRRTSTAALIGCAAVTGGERPAIGALVIGPDGEPLARYAKTHLCGPEQDVFAAGTADGRFVLDGVRFAVAVCYDNRFPEVAERAAADGCEVYVASSALDAANDSFETVMPVRARDNGLHVLLANHVGGGDAGDCLGDSGVWGPDGALLASAGRTAPGLVVWDLPTR; this is encoded by the coding sequence ATGAGAATCGCGGCAGCACAGTTCCCCTCCGTACTCGGCGGCATCGAGGAGAACGTGCGCAGCATGACGGCGCTCGTCGAGCGGGCCGGCGAGCAGGGCGTGCGCTTCGTGGCCTTCTGCGAGCTGTCCGCCAACGGGTACCTGCTCGACCCGATCGCCGCCGGCCCGGACGCCTGGCTCACCGAGGACGACGCGCGCCTGGAGCCGCTGCGGGAGGCCTGCCGCCGGACGTCGACGGCCGCGCTGATCGGCTGCGCGGCCGTCACCGGCGGGGAGCGCCCGGCGATCGGCGCGCTCGTGATCGGCCCGGACGGCGAGCCGCTGGCCCGCTACGCCAAGACGCACCTGTGCGGACCGGAGCAGGACGTGTTCGCGGCCGGTACGGCCGACGGCCGCTTCGTCCTCGACGGAGTCCGTTTCGCCGTCGCCGTCTGCTACGACAACCGCTTCCCCGAGGTGGCGGAGCGGGCGGCGGCGGACGGCTGCGAGGTGTACGTGGCCAGTTCGGCCCTGGACGCCGCAAACGACTCGTTCGAGACGGTCATGCCCGTCCGCGCCCGCGACAACGGGCTGCACGTCCTGCTCGCCAACCACGTCGGCGGCGGCGACGCGGGCGACTGCCTCGGCGACAGCGGTGTCTGGGGGCCGGACGGCGCCCTGCTCGCGTCCGCCGGGCGGACCGCGCCGGGACTCGTCGTGTGGGATCTCCCCACGCGGTGA
- a CDS encoding serine/threonine-protein kinase translates to MRQEGELVDGRFRLERVLGRGGMGRVWLAEDERLGRRVALKELLFLHGTGEEGARRFDREARALARMRHDAVVAVHDLLSHLDPPAIVMEYVDGASLRDVLRTSGKLPLPEAARLGLAVLGALREAHGKDVVHRDLKPANILVAGPRVVVTDFGVALLGDMSQMTGLGGTPGTSLYMAPEQLEHDRGSAASDLWSLGAVLWEAVEGRQPFGRTSQAAVVRAICDEEPPEAEHAGALADVIRGLLVKDPAARMTAEEVAAALDEASAALDEPPLRALERPAPAPRAGWGPPPGTGRPPAPDSGRRQTDPADAPDPGPAPTGGTLAPAPSPVSAGWSPGPPPVPAGRGEAFGPPPRHPAPAAAGPADTVHTEVPPPAASALFTGPPPPRTDTPASGSLLRGYLHGNAAALFLSSDVSDFLRRFNARGSKQRRADGDPVGPPPEPSSPDAPPAADEPPPEPSPAPPASGVRPGWGAPALPPEQSPPKSPSPDAPPAADGPPPEPSPAPLASGVRPGWGAPALPPSGAVTPPLSAPVRELLGFCTTSTCPDERALLLALTKAARSLTPPQIAEAVSALRVFGGRAREAKTLLLQAGQWLPTDEVILLSDHLRGEHRHDEADLVMVAAARLRGTAALHALLTALGGPRGQRRSEAWLTHSRRDTQVVRRAAGSRLPDQRAPERTAPPADPPATPATAAPRTDGTAPGPAPLPSAIDPPFTLYWFAVPVVRRVVVADLRPRVVADLRPGVWYLAVGQRGQALVVRLEDGRHGLLHDTSDLQRG, encoded by the coding sequence ATGCGGCAGGAGGGGGAACTGGTCGACGGGCGGTTCCGTCTGGAACGGGTCCTCGGCCGGGGCGGGATGGGCCGGGTGTGGCTCGCCGAGGACGAGCGGCTGGGACGCCGTGTCGCGCTGAAGGAACTGCTCTTCCTCCACGGCACGGGCGAGGAGGGAGCGCGCCGCTTCGACCGTGAGGCGCGGGCACTCGCCCGGATGCGCCACGACGCGGTGGTGGCGGTGCACGACCTGCTCTCCCATCTGGACCCGCCGGCCATCGTGATGGAGTACGTGGACGGCGCGTCGCTCAGGGACGTGCTCCGCACCTCCGGGAAGCTGCCGTTGCCGGAGGCCGCGCGCCTCGGCCTCGCCGTCCTCGGCGCCCTGCGGGAGGCCCACGGCAAGGACGTCGTCCACCGGGATCTGAAGCCGGCCAACATCCTGGTGGCCGGCCCCCGGGTCGTCGTCACCGACTTCGGCGTCGCCCTGCTCGGGGACATGTCGCAGATGACCGGTCTCGGCGGCACACCGGGGACGTCGCTCTACATGGCGCCCGAACAGCTGGAGCACGACCGCGGCAGCGCCGCCTCGGACCTGTGGTCGCTCGGGGCGGTGCTGTGGGAGGCCGTCGAGGGGCGGCAGCCGTTCGGCAGGACGAGCCAGGCGGCCGTGGTGCGCGCGATCTGCGACGAGGAACCGCCCGAGGCGGAGCACGCCGGGGCGCTGGCGGACGTGATCCGCGGCCTGCTGGTCAAGGACCCGGCCGCGCGCATGACGGCGGAGGAGGTGGCTGCGGCCCTGGACGAGGCGTCCGCGGCGCTGGACGAGCCGCCGCTCCGGGCGCTCGAGCGCCCGGCCCCGGCGCCCCGGGCCGGCTGGGGCCCGCCGCCCGGGACCGGTCGTCCTCCCGCCCCGGACTCCGGCCGACGGCAGACGGACCCGGCGGACGCCCCGGACCCCGGCCCCGCGCCGACCGGCGGCACGCTCGCACCGGCGCCTTCGCCGGTCTCCGCCGGGTGGAGCCCCGGTCCTCCGCCGGTTCCCGCGGGTCGGGGGGAAGCGTTCGGCCCACCGCCACGGCATCCGGCCCCGGCCGCCGCCGGACCGGCAGACACCGTGCACACCGAGGTCCCGCCCCCGGCCGCGAGTGCACTGTTCACCGGGCCCCCGCCGCCCCGCACGGACACGCCCGCGTCGGGCTCGCTTCTCCGCGGGTATCTGCACGGCAATGCCGCTGCCCTGTTCCTGTCCAGCGATGTGTCCGACTTCCTGCGCAGGTTCAACGCACGCGGTTCCAAGCAGCGCCGTGCCGACGGCGACCCGGTCGGGCCCCCGCCCGAACCGTCCTCCCCGGACGCGCCGCCGGCGGCAGACGAGCCGCCGCCCGAACCCTCCCCGGCGCCTCCCGCCTCCGGCGTACGCCCCGGCTGGGGTGCGCCTGCACTCCCGCCCGAGCAGTCCCCGCCCAAATCGCCCTCCCCGGACGCGCCGCCGGCGGCAGACGGGCCGCCGCCCGAACCCTCCCCGGCGCCTCTCGCCTCCGGCGTACGGCCCGGCTGGGGTGCGCCTGCACTCCCGCCCTCCGGGGCCGTCACCCCGCCGCTGTCGGCGCCCGTCCGGGAACTGCTCGGCTTCTGCACCACCAGCACATGTCCGGACGAGAGAGCCCTGCTGCTCGCGCTGACGAAGGCCGCGCGGAGCCTCACCCCGCCGCAGATCGCGGAGGCCGTTTCCGCGCTGCGCGTGTTCGGAGGCCGTGCGAGGGAGGCGAAGACCCTGCTGCTCCAAGCAGGGCAATGGCTGCCGACCGACGAAGTGATTCTGCTGAGCGACCATCTGCGCGGCGAGCACAGGCATGACGAGGCCGACCTCGTCATGGTGGCTGCGGCACGCCTCCGGGGCACCGCCGCACTGCACGCCCTCCTGACGGCGCTGGGCGGCCCCCGCGGCCAGCGGAGATCCGAGGCGTGGCTCACCCACTCCCGTCGGGACACCCAGGTCGTGCGGCGGGCGGCAGGCTCTCGTCTGCCGGATCAGCGGGCGCCGGAGCGAACCGCCCCGCCGGCCGATCCGCCCGCGACGCCGGCCACCGCCGCGCCCCGCACCGACGGGACGGCCCCCGGCCCGGCACCGCTGCCCTCGGCGATCGACCCGCCGTTCACCCTGTACTGGTTCGCCGTGCCGGTGGTGCGGCGGGTCGTCGTGGCGGATCTCCGGCCGCGTGTGGTCGCCGACCTGCGGCCCGGTGTCTGGTACCTGGCGGTCGGGCAGCGCGGCCAGGCACTGGTCGTCCGGTTGGAGGACGGCCGCCACGGCCTGCTGCACGACACCAGCGACCTCCAGCGCGGCTGA
- a CDS encoding EI24 domain-containing protein yields the protein MRDFGAGFGYLMKGQRWVARHGRWFGFGLLPGLVTLVLYAAALAGLVAFADDLVAWATPFADDWSSPWQGTFRGALTALLFVLGLFLSVITFTAVTLLVGQPFYESLSEHVDRTEGGDVPTSGLPLWRELWISARDSLRILLRVLLCGVLLFACGFIPVAGQTVVPLIGFCVSGFFLTQELTSVAMQRRGIDLKRRLRLLRSRRAAVLGFGVPLVLAFLVPFVAVLLMPGAVAGATLMARDLAPDADRADGSEAAGKAGGETAGGEIPGDAGRGGSAAGTVPPPVVWPEAGQGPRR from the coding sequence ATGCGCGATTTCGGGGCCGGCTTCGGCTACTTGATGAAGGGCCAGCGATGGGTGGCCCGCCACGGCCGGTGGTTCGGCTTCGGGCTGCTGCCCGGGCTGGTGACCCTGGTGCTCTACGCGGCGGCCCTCGCCGGGCTGGTGGCGTTCGCCGACGACCTGGTCGCCTGGGCGACCCCGTTCGCCGACGACTGGTCCTCGCCCTGGCAGGGCACGTTCCGCGGGGCGCTCACCGCGCTCCTCTTCGTCCTCGGGCTCTTCCTGTCGGTGATCACCTTCACCGCCGTGACGCTGCTCGTCGGACAGCCCTTCTACGAGTCCCTGTCGGAGCACGTGGACCGCACCGAGGGCGGCGACGTGCCCACGTCCGGTCTGCCGCTCTGGCGCGAACTGTGGATCTCCGCCCGCGACTCGCTGCGGATCCTGCTGCGCGTCCTGCTCTGCGGGGTGCTCCTGTTCGCGTGCGGCTTCATCCCCGTGGCCGGTCAGACCGTCGTGCCGCTGATCGGCTTCTGCGTCTCCGGTTTCTTCCTCACGCAGGAGCTGACCTCGGTGGCCATGCAGCGCCGCGGCATCGACCTGAAGCGGCGGCTGCGGCTGCTGCGGTCCCGCCGCGCGGCCGTCCTCGGCTTCGGCGTACCGCTGGTGCTGGCGTTCCTCGTGCCGTTCGTCGCCGTGCTGCTGATGCCGGGGGCGGTCGCCGGGGCGACGCTGATGGCCCGCGACCTGGCGCCGGACGCCGACCGGGCGGACGGGTCGGAGGCTGCGGGCAAGGCCGGCGGGGAGACTGCCGGCGGGGAGATCCCCGGCGACGCCGGCCGGGGCGGCTCCGCCGCAGGTACCGTGCCGCCGCCGGTGGTGTGGCCCGAGGCGGGGCAGGGCCCACGGCGCTGA
- a CDS encoding M14 family zinc carboxypeptidase has translation MGTSRPVVFRAALTTLAAALAGTLLVPPAATAAPGRDEPRSHPVREGGGRDTAAARTPASLSGAALTARSPAPARTGGYPRETVLDLPPENPADKSLKLGLAPYHSLAPRLNALQRLGDRVSVEVAGRSAGGHELYLVTVTAPESAAEAREQDRMRDLIAGDPARAAKDRRIGAAYKTPVLINNNIHGNEWEGTDAALELVGELAKAKDARTASLLARNRIMLNVTANPDGRIAGTRANAAGFDLNRDFVTASQPETRAIRRIAIERQPAVMLDLHGYVNGTLIEPTTPPHGENYEYDLFLKNAYANALGMEAAVNGLGYTAEKDGVRPAVIPFRDEKEGWDDWPPVFTPQYMPFQGAVASHTIEFPMTVNNSAYTTLPVAELRRRAAINTDIAGAAMRATLEYTDTHRASVIADQIETFRRGAAGEAQRPVSEETVPGVPGIGPEDVYTTRFPRAYVIPAGRGQRSAVAAARLVDHLVANDVRVEQARSGFVLAGRAHPAGSYIVDMHQPKRGMANVILADGRDISADVSTMYDISGWSLGLLWGATVERSERRAPRVPTRAVRAASATGYVAPYGDLGLRLDDPAELAAVNSLLAQGVRVRRAADGSAVVPGSARGAARVLAERLGVRFEAAARRGVTEMRRTRVAAAVTSGELFALREMGFGVEPVSTAVLNAGFDWSRADALFVSAGLDHGALTPAARAAFGASGVPVVGLGETGAAFNAAARLLPVTAVTGNGDANGVVRVTNSGGAITGGAPGHTFVYAPGWFTALGDGVRVEQSYGAGNPLVAGHWRAEEDGGGGPSEASGRASVVSGTAASGAPVVLFGTEPLFRAHPKGMYAQIGRALLAR, from the coding sequence ATGGGAACATCCCGACCCGTCGTGTTCCGTGCCGCGCTCACCACGCTTGCGGCCGCCCTCGCGGGCACCCTGCTCGTCCCGCCCGCCGCCACCGCGGCCCCCGGCCGTGACGAGCCCCGCTCCCACCCCGTGCGGGAGGGCGGCGGACGGGACACCGCGGCCGCCCGCACCCCCGCGTCCCTGTCCGGGGCGGCGCTCACGGCCCGCTCCCCCGCCCCGGCCCGCACCGGGGGTTATCCGCGCGAGACGGTGCTCGACCTGCCGCCGGAGAACCCCGCGGACAAGTCCCTCAAGCTCGGTCTGGCGCCGTACCATTCGCTGGCCCCGCGGCTCAACGCCCTCCAGCGGCTGGGCGACCGGGTGAGCGTCGAGGTCGCCGGCCGTTCGGCGGGCGGCCACGAGCTGTACCTCGTCACGGTGACCGCTCCGGAGAGCGCGGCCGAGGCCCGTGAGCAGGACAGGATGCGGGACCTGATCGCCGGCGATCCGGCGCGGGCGGCGAAGGACCGGCGGATCGGGGCCGCATACAAGACGCCGGTCCTCATCAACAACAACATCCACGGCAACGAGTGGGAGGGCACGGACGCGGCCCTGGAGTTGGTCGGGGAACTGGCGAAGGCGAAGGACGCCCGCACCGCCTCCCTGCTGGCCCGCAACCGGATCATGCTGAACGTCACGGCGAACCCGGACGGCAGGATCGCGGGCACCCGTGCCAACGCGGCGGGCTTCGACCTCAACCGGGACTTCGTGACCGCGTCGCAGCCGGAGACCCGGGCGATCCGGCGGATCGCGATCGAACGGCAGCCCGCCGTGATGCTGGACCTGCACGGGTACGTGAACGGCACCCTGATCGAGCCGACGACCCCGCCGCACGGCGAGAACTACGAGTACGACCTGTTTCTGAAGAACGCCTACGCCAACGCGCTCGGCATGGAGGCCGCGGTCAACGGCCTCGGCTACACGGCCGAGAAGGACGGGGTGCGGCCCGCCGTCATCCCGTTCCGGGACGAGAAGGAGGGCTGGGACGACTGGCCGCCCGTCTTCACCCCGCAGTACATGCCGTTCCAGGGCGCGGTCGCCTCGCACACGATCGAGTTCCCGATGACCGTCAACAACAGCGCCTACACCACCCTGCCGGTGGCGGAGCTGCGCCGCCGGGCCGCGATCAACACGGACATCGCCGGGGCGGCGATGCGCGCGACGCTGGAGTACACGGACACCCACCGCGCTTCGGTGATCGCCGACCAGATCGAGACGTTCCGCCGCGGGGCGGCCGGTGAGGCGCAGCGCCCGGTGTCGGAGGAGACCGTGCCCGGGGTGCCCGGCATCGGCCCGGAGGACGTGTACACGACCCGGTTCCCGCGGGCGTACGTCATCCCGGCGGGGCGCGGCCAGCGGTCGGCGGTGGCCGCGGCACGGCTGGTGGACCATCTGGTCGCGAACGACGTGCGGGTGGAGCAGGCGCGCAGCGGTTTCGTGCTGGCGGGCCGCGCCCACCCGGCGGGCTCGTACATCGTCGACATGCACCAGCCGAAGCGGGGCATGGCCAATGTGATCCTGGCGGACGGGCGGGACATCAGCGCGGACGTCTCCACGATGTACGACATCTCGGGGTGGAGCCTCGGCCTGCTGTGGGGGGCGACCGTGGAGCGGTCCGAGCGGCGGGCGCCGCGGGTGCCGACCCGGGCCGTGCGCGCGGCGTCCGCCACCGGGTACGTCGCCCCGTACGGCGACCTGGGGCTGCGGCTGGACGACCCGGCGGAGCTGGCGGCCGTCAACTCCCTGCTGGCGCAGGGTGTCCGGGTGCGCCGTGCGGCCGACGGCTCGGCGGTGGTGCCCGGTTCGGCGCGGGGTGCGGCCCGGGTCCTCGCGGAGCGGCTGGGGGTCCGCTTCGAGGCGGCGGCACGCCGGGGCGTGACGGAGATGCGCCGCACCCGGGTGGCGGCGGCGGTGACGTCCGGGGAGCTGTTCGCCCTGCGTGAGATGGGGTTCGGGGTGGAGCCGGTGTCCACGGCGGTGCTGAACGCGGGCTTCGACTGGTCGCGGGCGGACGCGCTGTTCGTGTCGGCGGGGCTCGACCACGGGGCGCTCACTCCTGCCGCGCGGGCGGCGTTCGGGGCGAGCGGGGTCCCGGTCGTCGGGCTCGGGGAGACGGGCGCCGCGTTCAACGCGGCGGCGCGGCTGCTTCCGGTGACGGCGGTGACGGGCAACGGCGACGCCAACGGGGTGGTGCGGGTGACCAACTCCGGGGGTGCGATCACCGGCGGCGCGCCCGGGCACACGTTCGTCTACGCGCCGGGCTGGTTCACCGCGCTCGGTGACGGGGTGCGGGTGGAGCAGTCGTACGGTGCCGGGAACCCGCTGGTCGCCGGTCACTGGCGGGCGGAGGAGGACGGCGGCGGCGGTCCGTCGGAGGCGTCCGGACGCGCCTCGGTCGTCTCGGGCACCGCGGCGTCCGGCGCCCCGGTGGTGCTGTTCGGCACGGAGCCGCTGTTCCGGGCGCACCCGAAGGGGATGTACGCGCAGATCGGGCGGGCGCTGCTGGCGCGCTGA
- a CDS encoding organic hydroperoxide resistance protein — protein sequence MSIQQSDVLYTAVATAENGRDGRVATDDGVLDVVVNPPKAMGGNGAGTNPEQLFAAGYSACFQGALGVVARQEKADISGSTVTAEVGIGKNDDGFGIIVKISATIPNVDAATARDLLEKAHQVCPYSKATRGNITVDLAV from the coding sequence ATGTCCATCCAGCAGTCCGACGTGCTCTACACCGCCGTGGCCACCGCCGAGAACGGCCGCGACGGGCGCGTCGCCACCGACGACGGCGTGCTCGACGTCGTCGTCAACCCGCCGAAGGCCATGGGCGGCAACGGCGCCGGCACCAACCCGGAGCAGCTGTTCGCCGCCGGCTACAGCGCCTGCTTCCAGGGTGCCCTCGGCGTCGTCGCCCGCCAGGAGAAGGCGGACATCAGCGGCTCGACGGTCACCGCCGAGGTCGGCATCGGCAAGAACGACGACGGCTTCGGGATCATCGTGAAGATCTCCGCCACGATCCCGAACGTCGACGCCGCCACCGCCAGGGACCTCCTGGAGAAGGCCCACCAGGTCTGCCCGTACTCCAAGGCCACCCGCGGCAACATCACGGTCGACCTGGCCGTCTGA
- a CDS encoding NADP-dependent oxidoreductase, with amino-acid sequence MSALPASGREWHLVARPHGWPEAEDFALRETEVTAPAEGRVLVRNLHFSVDPYMRGRMNDVKSYTPPFKLDHPMDGGAVGEVVASAAEGFEVGDHVLHGLGWREYASVPAQHAVKVDASLAPLSAYLGVLGMTGLTAYAGLFEVASFKEGDAVFVSGAAGAVGSQVGQMARIKGASRVIGSAGSDEKVKLLVEKYGFDAAFNYKNGPVAQQLKDAAPDGIDVYFDNVGGDHLEAAISSFNVGGRATICGMIAQYNNTEATPGPRNLALVIGKRLRLTGMLVNDHKHLQRQFAEDVAGWIASGELKYDETVVEGIERGYDAFAGMLRGENTGKMIVSLG; translated from the coding sequence ATGTCCGCACTTCCCGCGTCCGGCCGTGAATGGCACCTCGTCGCCCGTCCGCACGGCTGGCCCGAGGCGGAGGACTTCGCGCTCCGCGAGACCGAGGTGACCGCGCCCGCCGAGGGCCGGGTCCTCGTGCGCAACCTGCACTTCTCGGTCGACCCCTACATGCGCGGCCGGATGAACGACGTGAAGTCCTACACCCCGCCGTTCAAGCTCGACCACCCGATGGACGGCGGCGCTGTCGGCGAGGTCGTCGCCTCCGCGGCCGAGGGCTTCGAGGTCGGCGACCACGTGCTGCACGGTCTCGGCTGGCGCGAGTACGCGAGCGTCCCCGCCCAGCACGCCGTCAAGGTCGACGCCTCCCTCGCGCCGCTCTCCGCCTACCTCGGAGTGCTCGGCATGACCGGACTCACCGCCTACGCGGGCCTGTTCGAGGTGGCCTCCTTCAAGGAGGGCGACGCCGTCTTCGTCTCCGGCGCGGCCGGCGCGGTCGGCAGCCAGGTCGGCCAGATGGCGCGGATCAAGGGCGCCTCGCGGGTCATCGGCTCGGCCGGCTCCGACGAGAAGGTCAAGCTCCTCGTCGAGAAGTACGGCTTCGACGCCGCCTTCAACTACAAGAACGGCCCCGTCGCGCAGCAGCTCAAGGACGCCGCCCCCGACGGCATCGACGTCTACTTCGACAACGTCGGCGGCGACCACCTCGAAGCCGCCATCTCGTCCTTCAACGTCGGCGGCCGCGCCACCATCTGCGGCATGATCGCCCAGTACAACAACACCGAGGCCACCCCCGGCCCGCGCAACCTGGCCCTGGTCATCGGCAAGCGGCTGCGGCTGACCGGCATGCTGGTCAACGACCACAAGCACCTCCAGCGGCAGTTCGCCGAGGACGTCGCCGGCTGGATCGCCTCGGGCGAGCTGAAGTACGACGAGACCGTCGTCGAAGGGATCGAGCGCGGCTACGACGCCTTCGCCGGGATGCTGCGCGGCGAGAACACCGGAAAGATGATCGTCTCGCTGGGCTGA